One Oryza glaberrima chromosome 10, OglaRS2, whole genome shotgun sequence DNA segment encodes these proteins:
- the LOC127786106 gene encoding cytochrome P450 89A2-like: MATDTTWLLLLVALVLPLVVLLARRRRSGGGSRRIPPGPLAVPVLGSLLWLRHSSANLEPLLQRLIARYGPVVSLRVGSRFSIFVADRRVAHAALVERGAALADRPDVTRSLLGETGNTITRSSYGPVWRVLRRNLVAETLHPSRVRLFAPARSWVRRVLVDKLADGARPESEPPRPRVVVETFRYAMFCLLVLMCFGERLDEATVRAIGAAQRDWLLYVARKTSVFAFYPAVTKHIFRRRLQMGLALRRQQKELFVPLIDARRARKNHIQQSGSPPVPEKETTFEHSYVDTLLDISLPDTDGDRALTDDELVMLCSEFLNAGTDTTATALQWIMAELVKNPSIQSKLHDEIKSKTSDDEITEEDTHDMPYLKAVILEGLRKHPPAHFVLPHKAAEDVEVGGYLIPKGATVNFMVAEMGRDEREWEKPMEFIPERFLAGGDGEGVDVTGSREVRMMPFGVGRRICAGLGVAMLHLEYFVANLVKEFEWKEVAGDEVDLTEKNEFTTVMAKPLRAQLVKRA, encoded by the coding sequence ATGGCCACGGACACCACATGGCTCCTGCTCCTCGTCGCTCTCGTCCTCccgctcgtcgtcctcctcgcgcggcggcgccggagcggcggtggcagccgccgcatcccgccTGGCCCGCTCGCCGTGCCGGTGCTCGGAAGCCTCCTGTGGCTGAGGCACTCCTCGGCGAACTTGGAGCCGCTCCTCCAGCGCCTGATCGCGCGGTACGGCCCCGTCGTGTCGCTGCGCGTGGGGTCCCGCTTCTCCATcttcgtcgccgaccgccgcgtcGCGCACGCCGCCCTGGTGGAGCgcggcgccgcgctcgccgaccgcccggACGTCACGCGCTCGCTGCTCGGCGAGACCGGCAACACCATCACGCGCTCCAGCTACGGCCCCGTGTGGCGCGTCCTCCGCCGCAACCTCGTCGCCGAGACGCTACACCCGTCGCGCGTCCGCCTCTTCGCGCCCGCGCGCTCCTGGGTTCGCCGAGTGCTCGTCGACAAGCTCGCGGACGGCGCGCGCCCCGAGTCCGAGCCGCCACGCCCGCGCGTGGTGGTGGAGACGTTCCGGTACGCCATGTTCTGCCTCCTCGTGCTCATGTGCTTCGGCGAGCGGCTCGACGAGGCCACGGTGCGCGCCATCGGCGCCGCGCAGCGCGACTGGCTCCTGTACGTCGCGAGGAAGACGAGCGTATTCGCGTTCTACCCGGCGGTCACTAAGcacatcttccgccgccgcctccaaatGGGCCTCGCCCTGCGACGGCAGCAGAAGGAGCTCTTCGTGCCACTCATCGATGCCCGGCGAGCGCGCAAGAACCATATCCAGCAATCCGGCAGCCCACCGGTGCCAGAGAAGGAGACCACGTTCGAGCACTCGTACGTCGACACGCTGCTCGACATAAGCCTCCCCGACACCGACGGCGACCGCGCCCTCACCGACGACGAGCTGGTGATGCTCTGCTCGGAGTTCCTCAACGCCGGCACCGACACGACGGCCACCGCGCTGCAGTGGATCATGGCCGAGCTGGTCAAGAACCCATCCATTCAATCCAAGCTCCACGACGAGATCAAGTCCAAGACCAGCGACGACGAGATCACCGAGGAGGACACCCACGACATGCCGTACCTGAAGGCCGTCATCCTCGAGGGCCTCCGCAAGCACCCGCCGGCCCACTTCGTGCTGCCGCacaaggcggcggaggacgtcgAGGTCGGCGGGTACCTCATCCCCAAGGGCGCGACGGTGAACTTCATGGTGGCCGAGATGGGAAGGGACGAGAGGGAGTGGGAGAAGCCGATGGAGTTCATCCCGGAGCggttcctcgccggcggcgacggcgagggagtgGACGTGACGGGCAGCCGGGAGGTCCGGATGATGCCGTTCGGCGTCGGGAGGAGGATATGTGCAGGGCTCGGCGTTGCCATGCTACACCTGGAGTATTTCGTGGCGAATTTGGTGAAGGAGTTCGAGTGGaaggaggtggccggcgacgaggtggacTTGACCGAGAAGAATGAGTTCACCACTGTGATGGCAAAGCCGCTCCGAGCTCAACTTGTTAAACGGgcttag
- the LOC127786108 gene encoding cytochrome P450 89A2-like, with translation MTIDASPWLLLLVAFLFPFFVLRSLRSDGKGGGRGGGCRVPPGPLAVPVLGNLLWLWHSPADLEPLLRRLIARHGPVVSLRVGSRLSIFVADRRVAHAALVERGAALADRPEVTRALLGENGNTITRASYGPTWRLLRRGLVSGTLHPSTTRARVFAPARSWARRVLVGKLAAASGQAPHGVMDTLQYAMFCLLVVMCFGERLDEADVRAIATAQHDWIVYFATKMRVFAFCSTITKHLFRGRIKMALALRRRQKELFVPLINARRERKTRTQPTLPENGTTFEHSYVDTLLDLRLPEDGNRALTDKEMVSLCSEFLDAGTDTMSTALQWIMAELVKNPSIQSKLYEEIKATVSDDHDEITEEDTKKMPYLKAVILEGLRKHPPGHFVLAHKAAEDIEVGGYLIPKGATVNFMVAEMGRDEREWENPMQFMPERFLPGGDGEGVDMTGSKRIRMMPFGVGRRMCAGLNTAMLHLEYFVANMVRAFEWKEVAGDEVDFAEKAELTTVMANPLRAQLVLRSVD, from the coding sequence ATGACCATCGACGCATCACCGTGGCTCCTGCTCCTCGTCGCCTTCCTCTTCCCGTTCTTCGTCCTCCGTTCGCTGCGCAGCGACGGGAAGGGAGgtgggcgtggcggcggctgccgtgTCCCGCCGGGCCCGCTCGCCGTGCCTGTCCTCGGCAACCTGCTCTGGCTGTGGCACTCGCCGGCCGACCTGGAGCCTCTCCTGCGGCGCCTGATCGCGCGCCACGGCCCCGTCGTGTCGCTGCGCGTGGGCTCCCGCCTCTCCATCTTCGTGGCCGACCGCCGCGTCGCGCACGCCGCACTGGTGGAGCGCGGCGCCGCGCTTGCCGACCGCCCGGAGGTCACGCGCGCTCTCCTCGGCGAGAACGGCAACACCATCACGCGCGCCAGCTACGGGCCGACGTGGCGCCTCCTGCGCCGCGGCCTCGTCTCCGGGACGCTGCACCCGTCGACGACGCGCGCCCGCGTGTTCGCGCCCGCGCGCTCCTGGGCGCGCCGCGTGCTCGTCGGCAAGCTGGCCGCGGCGTCCGGCCAGGCTCCCCACGGCGTCATGGACACGCTCCAGTACGCCATGTTCTGCCTCCTCGTGGTCATGTGCTTCGGCGAGCGGCTCGACGAGGCCGACGTGCGCGCCATCGCCACGGCGCAGCACGACTGGATCGTGTACTTCGCGACGAAGATGAGGGTGTTCGCGTTCTGCTCGACGATCACCAAGCATCTCTTCCGTGGGCGCATCAAGATGGCCCTAGCTCTGAGGCGGCGGCAGAAGGAGCTATTTGTGCCGCTCATCAACGCGCGGCGAGAGCGCAAGACAAGGACACAGCCAACCTTGCCGGAGAATGGCACAACGTTCGAGCACTCGTACGTCGACACACTGCTCGACCTCAGGCTACCCGAGGACGGCAACCGCGCTCTCACCGACAAAGAGATGGTAAGCCTGTGCTCCGAGTTCCTCGACGCCGGCACGGACACGATGTCCACCGCGCTGCAGTGGATCATGGCCGAGCTGGTCAAGAACCCATCCATCCAATCCAAGCTCTACGAGGAGATCAAGGCCACGGTAAGCGACGACCACGACGAGATCACCGAGGAGGACACCAAAAAGATGCCATACCTGAAGGCCGTCATCCTCGAGGGTCTCCGGAAGCATCCGCCGGGACACTTCGTGCTGGCGCACAAGGCGGCGGAGGACATTGAAGTTGGCGGGTACCTCATCCCCAAGGGCGCGACGGTGAACTTCATGGTGGCCGAGATGGGAAGAGACGAGAGAGAATGGGAGAACCCGATGCAGTTCATGCCGGAGAGgttcctccccggcggcgacggcgagggagtgGACATGACGGGCAGCAAGAGGATCCGCATGATGCCGTTCGGCGTCGGGCGGAGGATGTGCGCGGGGCTCAACACCGCCATGCTGCACCTGGAGTACTTCGTGGCCAACATGGTTAGGGCGTTCGAGTGGaaggaggtggccggcgacgaggtggacTTTGCCGAGAAGGCCGAGTTAACCACCGTCATGGCGAACCCACTCCGCGCGCAGCTGGTGCTCAGGAGCGTCGATTAA
- the LOC127786062 gene encoding cytochrome P450 89A2-like: protein MANVDASQWLMLLLAFLVALFILLSLRGGGERKCGGRGRVPPGPLAVPVLGNLLWLSHSSADLEPLLRRLVARYGPVVSLRVGSHLSIFVADRRVAHAALVARGAALADRPEVTRALLGENGNTITRGNYGPTWRLLRRNLVAETLHPSRARAAFAPARSWARRALVDGLVGGGAVLADAFRHAMFCLLVLMCFGEWLDEAAVRAIGDAQHGWLLHYATKMKVFAFCPAVTKHIFRGRIQTSLALRRRQKELFMPLISARRERKNQLVERAVPEKETTTFKHSYADTLLDIKLPEDGGDRALTDDEMVRLCSEFLDAGTDTMSTTLQWIMAELVKNPTIQSKLHDEIKSKTSDDHDEITEDDTHKMPYLKAVILEGLRKHPPGHFALPHKAAEDMDVGGYLIPKGATVNFMVAEMGRDEREWENPMQFMPERFLPGGDGEGVDVTGSKGIRMMPFGVGRRICAGLNTAMLHLEYFVANMVWEFEWREIAGEEVDFAEKLEFTTVMAKPLRAQLMRRRMN, encoded by the coding sequence ATGGCCAACGTCGACGCATCACAGTGGCTCAtgctcctcctcgccttcctcgtcgcactcttcatcctcctctcgctgcgtggcggcggtgagcgaaaatgcggcggccgcggccgcgtgcCGCCTGGCCCGCTCGCCGTGCCTGTCCTCGGCAACCTGCTCTGGCTGAGCCACTCCTCCGCCGACCTGGAGCCCCTGCTCCGGCGCCTCGTCGCGCGGTACGGCCCCGTCGTGTCGCTGCGCGTGGGGTCCCACCTGTCCATcttcgtcgccgaccgccgcgtcGCGCACGCCGCGCtggtggcgcgcggcgccgcGCTCGCGGACCGGCCGGAGGTCACGCGCGCGCTCCTCGGCGAGAACGGCAACACCATCACGCGCGGCAACTACGGGCCGACGTGGCGCCTCCTGCGGCGCAACCTCGTCGCCGAGACGCTGCACCCGTCGCGCGCCCGCGCGGCCTTCGCCCCCGCGCGCTCCTGGGCTCGCCGCGCGCTCGTCGACGGgttggtgggcggcggcgccgtgctgGCGGACGCGTTCCGGCACGCCATGTTCTGCCTCCTCGTGCTCATGTGCTTCGGCGAGTGGCTCGACGAGGCCGCGGTGCGCGCCATCGGCGACGCGCAGCACGGCTGGCTCCTGCACTACGCGACGAAGATGAAGGTCTTCGCGTTCTGCCCGGCGGTCACCAAGCACATCTTCCGCGGGCGCATCCAGACGAGCCTcgctctgcggcggcggcagaaggAGCTCTTCATGCCGCTCATCAGCGCGCGGCGAGAGCGCAAGAACCAACTCGTGGAACGCGCGGTGCCGGAGAAGGAGACGACGACGTTCAAGCACTCGTACGCCGACACGCTGCTCGACATCAAGCTCCctgaggacggcggcgaccgcgctCTCACCGACGACGAGATGGTCAGGCTCTGCTCCGAGTTCCTCGACGCTGGCACGGACACGATGTCAACCACGCTGCAATGGATCATGGCCGAGCTGGTCAAGAACCCAACCATCCAATCCAAGCTCCACGACGAGATCAAGTCCAAGACCAGCGACGACCACGACGAGATCACCGAGGACGACACCCATAAGATGCCATACCTGAAGGCCGTCATCCTCGAGGGTCTCCGGAAGCATCCGCCGGGCCACTTCGCGCTGCCGCACaaggcggcggaggacatgGACGTCGGCGGGTACCTCATCCCCAAGGGCGCGACGGTGAACTTCATGGTGGCCGAGATGGGAAGGGACGAGAGAGAATGGGAGAACCCAATGCAGTTCATGCCGGAGAGgttcctccccggcggcgacggcgagggggtggacgtGACGGGCAGCAAGGGGATCCGCATGATGCCGTTCGGCGTCGGGCGGAGGATTTGCGCGGGGCTCAACACCGCCATGCTCCACCTGGAGTATTTTGTGGCCAACATGGTCTGGGAGTTCGAGTGGAGGGAGATCGCCGGCGAAGAGGTGGACTTTGCCGAGAAGTTGGAGTTCACCACCGTCATGGCAAAACCACTTCGCGCGCAGCTCATGCGCAGGAGGATGAATTAA
- the LOC127786061 gene encoding T-complex protein 1 subunit delta-like yields the protein MAAAVAASPAQSRKTETYTDTKRRDDVRGLNIAAGRAVAAAARTSLGPRGMDKMISSSSSGGGDQAAHEAVIITNDGATILSRMPLLQPAARMLADLSRSQDAAAGDGTTTVVVLAGSLLRRAQSLLSAGAHPTAAADALHLLAARAVVILHGMAIPVELSDRDALVKSASTALNSKVVSQYSTLLSPLAVDAALAVVDPAHPYLLDLRDIRVVKKLGGTVDDTELIRGLVLDKKASHVAGGPTRIEGAKIAVIQFQVSPPKTDIEQSVVVSDYAQMDRILREERNYILGMVKKIKASGCNVLLIQKSILRDSVTDLSLHYLAKAKIMVVKDVERDEIEFITKTLNCMPIASIEHFREDKLGYAHLVEEISVGEGNNNKIVKITGIKNMGRTATVLVRGSNQMVIDEAQRSLHDAFCVIRCLVNKRFLIAGGGAPEIEMSLQLAAWAKELRGMESYCVREFAEALEVIPYTLAENAGLDPISIVTELRNRHAKGEKNAGINVRKGRITNILEENVVQPLLVSTSAITLACECVRMILKIDDIVTVR from the coding sequence atggccgccgcggtcgccgcctccCCGGCGCAATCCCGCAAGACGGAGACCTACACCGACACCAAGCGCCGCGACGACGTCCGCGGCCTCAACATCGCCGCggggcgcgccgtcgccgccgccgcgcgcacctCCCTCGGCCCACGCGGCATGGACAAGATgatctcctccagctcctccggcggcggcgaccaggcggcgCACGAGGCCGTCATCATCACCAACGACGGCGCCACCATCCTCTCCCGCATGCCCCTCCTCCAGCCGGCCGCCCGCATGCTCGCCGACCTCTCCCGCTcccaggacgccgccgccggggacggcaccaccaccgtcgtcgtcctcgccgggtccctcctccgccgcgcccagtccctcctctccgccggcgcccaccccaccgcggccgccgacgccctccacctcctcgccgcgcgcgccgtcgtgATCCTCCACGGCATGGCCATCCCCGTCGAGCTCTCCGACCGCGACGCCCTCGTCAAGTCGGCATCCACAGCCCTCAACTCCAAGGTCGTCTCCCAGTACTCCACCCTCCTCTCCccgctcgccgtcgacgccgccctcgccgtcgtcgacccggCCCACCCGTATCTCCTCGACCTCCGCGACATCCGCGTGGTGAAGAAGCTCGGCGGCACCGTCGACGACACCGAGCTCATCCGCGGCCTCGTCCTCGACAAGAAGGCCAGCCATGTCGCCGGAGGGCCAACTCGGATCGAGGGCGCCAAGATCGCCGTGATCCAGTTCCAGGTCTCGCCTCCCAAGACAGACATCGAGCAGAGCGTCGTCGTGTCGGATTACGCGCAGATGGATCGAATCCTCCGCGAGGAGCGGAATTACATCCTTGGCATGGTGAAGAAGATCAAGGCATCCGGATGCAACGTCCTGCTCATCCAGAAAAGCATCCTGCGTGATTCAGTCACCGATCTGTCGCTCCATTATCTCGCAAAGGCTAAGATCATGGTCGTGAAGGATGTGGAGAGGGACGAGATCGAGTTCATCACCAAGACCCTCAACTGCATGCCAATTGCTAGCATCGAACATTTCCGCGAGGACAAGCTTGGCTATGCACATCTGGTTGAGGAAATCTCTGTTGGTGAGGGTAACAATAACAAGATTGTCAAGATCACTGGCATCAAGAACATGGGAAGAACAGCAACTGTTCTTGTCCGGGGATCCAACCAGATGGTGATCGACGAAGCTCAGCGCAGCCTCCACGACGCATTCTGTGTGATCAGGTGCTTGGTGAACAAGAGGTTTCTGAtcgctggtggtggtgctccTGAGATCGAGATGTCGTTGCAGCTGGCTGCTTGGGCGAAGGAGCTGAGAGGGATGGAGAGTTACTGCGTCAGGGAGTTCGCCGAGGCGCTCGAGGTCATCCCTTACACGTTGGCAGAGAATGCAGGGCTCGATCCTATCTCCATTGTCACCGAGCTTCGGAATCGCCACGCCAAGGGCGAGAAGAACGCCGGGATCAACGTGAGGAAGGGTCGGATCACGAACATCCTGGAGGAGAATGTCGTGCAGCCACTGCTGGTGAGCACGAGCGCCATCACGCTGGCTTGCGAGTGTGTTAGGATGATACTGAAGATTGATGATATTGTCACCGTGAGGTAA